Within the Planctomycetia bacterium genome, the region CGCCGATCGCGAAAAACTTCAAGCCGGAAGAGCTCGCCGCGATCGCCGCGCGCTTTCAAGCCGAGCCGGGCGACTTCATCGTCTTTATCGCCGACAAGTTCGACGTCACTTGCAAGGCACTCTATTCGCTGCGCAAGAAGTTCGGCGTCGAGCTCAAACTCTACGATCCGAAGGCGATGCACTTCTCGTGGATCGTCGAGTTCCCGATGTTCGCCTGGGACGAAGAATCGAAAGTCTGGGGCGCGATGCACCATCCGTTCACGGCCCCACGCCCGCAAGACTTGGAGTTCCTCTCCACCGATCCGGGCCGGGCTCGCGCCGTCGCCTACGATCTCGTCATCAACGGCTCGGAGGCCGGCGGCGGCACGATCCGCATCCACGATCAAGAGACGCAATCGAAAGTGTTCGGCCTCTTGGGCATCGACGAAGCGACGGCCAAGGAGCGCTTCGGCTTCTTGCTCGACGCGCTGCAGTTCGGCGCCCCGCCGCACGGTGGCATCGCCCTCGGGGTCGATCGCTGGATCATGCTCTTCGGCGGTCTCGACAACATCCGCGACTGCATCGCCTTCCCGAAAACGCAAAAAGCGGCCGACATGATGACGGAAGCCCCCGGCAACGTCGACACGAAGCAACTTCGGGAACTGTCGATTAAGGTCAATCAGGGTTAATTCCCGAAATCTTCACGGCCGGAAGCGCAAGCTCGAATTAGACTAGCGGTAGTGTCGACTGGAAGTGTCGACTCGTTCTGCGATCGCCTATCGAGGACTTGAGACGTGTTTCGCTTGCCGTGCCGTCGACCCGATTATCGCGATTATCTGCGCCGGCTTGCCGTAGCGTTCGCCGGCCTCGGTACCGTCGTGGCGATACCGCCTGCGCTCGCGGCGCAGGTGGCCGTAGGCCAAGCGACGGACGGCGCAGCGGCCGGCGAACCTAAGCCGACGCCGACGTTGAAGCCCGCCGATGCCGATGGCGACGGCAAGATCACGCGCGCCGAGTGGACTCGCTTCGCGCAAAGCTTTCGTCGCTTCGATGCGAATAAAGATAACAGCGTCGACCTGGCCGAGTTGTCGGCAGACGAGGCGGCGTCGAACGAACGGAGCGGCGAGTCGATCGTGCTTGTTCCTGTCGATACCAACGGCGACGGCAAGCTGAGCCGCGCCGAGTGGACGGCGCTCGCGGCGAGCTTTAAGCGGATCGATGCCGACGGCAACGGCGCGCTCGACCTTGCGGAGTTTCAAACGCTCGTCGACGCCAAGAACGCCGCGTCGAAACCAGGAGACGTCGCCGCGCTGCGAGCCGGGCTCTGGCGCGGAGCGATCGTCGAGAAGCGGGGGGAGAATCCGAACTCGGGCACACCGATCGAGCTGCTGATCGCCGGCAACCGAATCGCCGGTCGCGATCTGAGCAAAAGCAAGAAGGGGGACGAGCCGAACCTCGGCGTCGGCACGTTCGTCGCCTCGGGCAAAGCCGACATCGGCTACCTCGACGCGCAATACCTCGACGGCACGGATCGGATCTGCCTCGGAATCTTTCGCATGCAAGGCGACACGCTTTATTGGTGCGTCTCGAACCGAACCGGCCAACGCCCGGAAGATTTCGTCACCGCCAACGGCTTCTGGCTGATGATCTTGAAGCGCGTGCCCGACGAGAAATCGTCGGAATAACGTTAAGCCGTATCTGTTGCCTTGGCTCTGCGTGCTCGCTTACTTCTTCAGCTCCGCTGCGGTGGCTTGGTACTGGGCCCAAGCGGCTTCTTGCAGACTCTTGGCAATGTCGGCCGGAATGGCCGTCGGCGCGGCCAGCCCGAGCGGGCTTCTGCCGGTGACGACGCTATAGATGCCGCACGAATAGAGATACGAGCCCTGCAAGCCGGGATGCGCTTTATCGGTTGCGAACAGGCTTTCTATCTTTTCTTTCGCCGGATTCTCGCCGAGGTAGCGGAAGTAGGCTTGGCTCGCATCGACGATCGACACGTTCAATTCCTTGCCGATGTCGACGTGCATCCGATGCAGCCGCTCAAACCCTTTCGGAAAATCGCTGATGATCGAAGCGGTGCCGAAGAACACGATTTGCGCTTTGTGTTCTTGGACAAGCTCATGAAACTGGCGCGCGTAGGGTTGAAACGCCGGTTGCTGGGCGTTGTAGATTTCTTGCACGACGACGAAGTCCCACGGCGCGCCCGCACCGGGACCGGCGGCGATCATGCCGCGCGCCGTCGTCGGGCCGGTGCCGGCTTCCCAATGCGACTTCAACGACGCGCCCCCTTTCACGCAGCCGACCACCTTGATCGGGCGCGCTCCCTGATCGGACGCGGCCAAGTTTTCGATCAAGCGCTGCCCGACGATCGTCGGACATTGGCTGTTGCCGATCAGCAGCAGCGTAATCGGCTTGGCAGCCTCGACCTTCGTCGCGTCGTCGGCTGCTAGGGAAACAGACGCTGACGAGAATGCAACCAACCCTGCGAACGCCGCCGCAACGACCGCTCGAAAACTCCATCGGATGCCCATCGTAAGACTCGCCTCAAAGGTTGTTGCCGGTTACATCGTCGACACGGATTCTAGTTGGCAGCCGTGACGGCTGCGACCGAACCGTTCGAAGAAAACTCCTTGCCGTACGATAGCTTCGCTTGTGCGACGACGTCGGGCAAGCCTTGCACCGTGACGCTTGGCGGCGAGCTATAACCCGAGCCGGCGCTGGTGATGACGAAGCCCGTCACTTTGCCGTCCTTGAGCTTGGCATATCCTTTGGCCGGCGTGATCGGCCACGATTCGCCTCGGCTGCCGACGTAGCGATAGTAGTTCGACACTTCATCGAGCCGTTCGTTCGAGATGCCGAACTTGCCGAGCGCTTGCATGAGGGCCGCCTTGTTCTGTCGAACCTGTTCGGGCGCCGGTTCCGAGCCCGCTCCGGCCGGCCGCACCCGGCTGAACGCCTCGCGAAACACTTCCGGCGTGACGCCGAGCGCGCCGGCGATGAGCACCACCGGCCGACCCCGATCGCGCGGATCGGTCTCGTTGCCGCCCGAGAAGAGGAGCGGCGTTTGCGTGGCGCCGGGAGCAAGCGGCTCTGCGACGGCGGCATTCACGCGTGGTTGGCCTTGCGCCGGCGGAGCGCCTGCTTCGGGCGGTCGGCCTGCGCCGCGTCCTTGCCCCGGGCGAATTTCATCTTCGGTGAGGATACCGTCTTGGTTCTTGTCTAGCTGGGCGAGCGCAGCCGAAGCGTTCTTGATCTCTTCGGCCGAAAGCTTGCCGTCTTTATCGGCGTCGAGCGCTTCCATCAATTGCGAACGTCCCCCCGGCCCGCGCGGCGGCCCGTTGCGCTCCGATCCGTTGCGTTCCGGCGGACCCCCGGGCGGCCCGGCCGGTGGCTGAGCGACGAGCGTGGCCGCTGCGCCGGCGATAAGCAAAAGTCCGACGATCCATAACGGGCGTGGCATGAAAGCGTTCCTGAAAAGGCGAGGCGAGAAGTGCAAGGGAAGTGTGAGCATGAAACCCCGGCGGGCGAGCATCGTTCCGCCGGTATTACGAACTTCGGCGGAGTGAACTTCCGTTTTATACGTTGACCCGCCGAAGGTCGGAGCCGATATTGCTCTCCTACTCGGATCTTTGCCGAAGCCCCACCTGGGTCGTTGAATCCAACCGTATCGAACCCGCCCGGTATCGTACCTCACCGCGGGTCGGTAACGCCAATCTATCCACTCCCCGTTTGTCGGAGAATGTCCATGCCTCGTTTTGCCTCCGCATCGTTGCGAGCTTTGCTCGGTTGCCTCGCGCTCGCTCCCTGCTGGCTCGTAAGCATCGCCGGCGCGGCCGGGCCCGACACCCCTTTGGCGAAGAAGCTGGCCGGTGTGAAGTTCGACCACTATGCCGTCGGGCCGGGCTACTCGGAGGGGCCGACCTGGCGCGCGGGCGAAGTCTTCTTCTGCAGCGGCGGCTTGTTGCGGGTCGACGCGAAGAAGCAGGTCTCGAAGTATCTCGACATCTCGCCGGCCGGCACGGTGCTCAAAGCCGACGGCCATCTGCTGATCTGCGATAACAAAGCGAAGGCGATCGTCGATCTCTCGCCGGAAGGGAAGCTCGGCGTCGTCGCCGAGCGTTTCGAGACGAAAACCCTACGCGGCATGAACGACCTAACCGTCGACGCGCGCGGCAACGTCTACTGGACCGACCCGACCGATTCGACGCTGAAGAATCCGGTCGGCAACGTGTTTCGCGTTCGCCCCGACGGCCGCGTCGATCTGTTAACCACGGGCCTCGCCTTTCCGAACGGTTTGGAAGTCGATCCGGCGAGTAAGTATCTCTACGTGATCGAATCGCAATCGAAAAAGATTCTGCGCTATGCCCTGCCTGCCGACGATGAATTGCTCGGCAAGCCCGAGACGTTCTACGACCTCGGCGGCTCCGGCGGCGACGGCTGCGTCTTCGACGCCGAAGGAAATCTTTGGGTTGCCGATTTTCATCGTCCCGAGACGGGGCACGGGCGCATTCTCGTCTTAAGCCCGAAAGCGGAAGTGCTCGCGATGCTGGACTTGCCGACGAAGCTGGTGAGCAACATCGCGTTCGGCGGGCCGAATCATGATGAAATCTTCTGCACGACCGGCGACGCTCCGGGAGTGTTCCACGCCGCGGTCGGCGTGAAAGGTTTCGCCGGCCATCCGGGCAAAGCGATGCCGATCATCCGCTTGATCGACGTCGTGCCGCTGCGGGTGCATGCCGATGCCGAGACGCTCAAGAAGGTCGCCCTTACGGCTGCCGATGCGAAGCTCGTCGACGGCAAGTTCGACTCCGCGACGCGCGACGAATTGAAGTTGCTCGCCGCCGCCGGTCTGACCGATTCGCAAGTCCGCGCCGACTTGGAACAACTCATGGGCCCGCTCGAAACGGCAGCGGCTCGCTACGCGCAAGACAAATCGCTGCTGGCCGAAGTCAAACGCTTGAAAGGCACCGCGACGCTCGAAAGCTCCGCCCCCGCGTGGCTGCGGAGCATCGCCGGCGACGAAGCGCTGCCGGTCTTCGGACGGATCGTCGGCTTGGATTTGAACGAGCGGACCGACGGCCACAAAGCGGCGACGCCGAAAGCGCTCACCGAGCGCGTACACGATGCGTGGCTGTCGCAACTCGCCGGGCAAGACAAGCTGCGCACGCTTGAACTCTCCGGCACCGCCGTGACGAGCGAGGGGCTCGTGCATCTCAAGGATTTGAAAGCGCTGGAAGTGCTCAACATCTGCCTCACCGCTTGCAGCGACGCCGGCTTCGAGCATTTGGCCGAGCTCACGAAAATGAAGCGGATGGTGATCTGCGCCTCGAAGATTACGGGGAGCGGCTTCGCCCACCTGCAAGGGATGACGCAGCTCGAATCGATCAACTTACACTCGACCCCGGCGAGCGATGCCGGGCTCGAAGCGATCGGCAAGCTGCCGAGCTTGCTGCGGCTCGAGATCGTGCATACGTCGGTAACCGATGCCGGAGTCGGCCGACTCGGCGGGCTGGCGAAACTGCGGCAGTTCCATGTCGCGAGCCACGACACGACGGCCGCGGCCCTGGTCCCCGTCGTCGGGCAACTCAAGGAGTTGTACGAACTCGATGTGTATGAAAAGGCCGCGAGCAACGAAGCGATGAAGGAGATCGGCACGCTGCCGAAGCTGCGCATGCTCCGGCTCTTCGTCGGCACGTTCGACGACGTCGGGGTCGCACACCTTAAGGGGCTGACCACGCTGGAAGAGCTGGTACTGAATTCGCCGAACGTCACCGATGCGGCGCTCGATAGCCTGGCCGGGCTCACGAATCTGCGCAAGCTTCGACTCGACGGCACGCGCACGACTCCGGCAGGTAAGACCAAGCTCGCCGCGAAGCTGCCGAACTTGGTGATTACTCCTTAGACGCGTCGCGCCGCTTAGGGCTTCACGCTACGGATCATCAACCGATAGCCGACATGGTTCGGCATGGCGTTCTCGCTTGCGCTGAACGAGAAGTAGTTGCGCGCCGCCGAACGGCAGCTGCCGGGGCTGCTAAGCCAGCTGCCGCCCCGAATCACGCTGTTCGGATAGTTGTTCGGCTTGACGTTCGCCGCTTCATACGGCGTGTCGCAATGTTCCGAGAGGTTGCCGCAAATGTCGTGCAGGCCCCAAGCGTTCGGCCCGTAGCTGCCGACCTTCGCGATCATGGCGAAGCCGTCGTCGAGGGCTCGTTCGGCGTAGGCGTAATAGCCGCTCTCCAAGTCGTAGAGATTCACATCGGCGAAGTTCGCGTGTCGCACCAGCTCGCGCACATCGGCGCCGAA harbors:
- a CDS encoding SMP-30/gluconolactonase/LRE family protein; this translates as MPRFASASLRALLGCLALAPCWLVSIAGAAGPDTPLAKKLAGVKFDHYAVGPGYSEGPTWRAGEVFFCSGGLLRVDAKKQVSKYLDISPAGTVLKADGHLLICDNKAKAIVDLSPEGKLGVVAERFETKTLRGMNDLTVDARGNVYWTDPTDSTLKNPVGNVFRVRPDGRVDLLTTGLAFPNGLEVDPASKYLYVIESQSKKILRYALPADDELLGKPETFYDLGGSGGDGCVFDAEGNLWVADFHRPETGHGRILVLSPKAEVLAMLDLPTKLVSNIAFGGPNHDEIFCTTGDAPGVFHAAVGVKGFAGHPGKAMPIIRLIDVVPLRVHADAETLKKVALTAADAKLVDGKFDSATRDELKLLAAAGLTDSQVRADLEQLMGPLETAAARYAQDKSLLAEVKRLKGTATLESSAPAWLRSIAGDEALPVFGRIVGLDLNERTDGHKAATPKALTERVHDAWLSQLAGQDKLRTLELSGTAVTSEGLVHLKDLKALEVLNICLTACSDAGFEHLAELTKMKRMVICASKITGSGFAHLQGMTQLESINLHSTPASDAGLEAIGKLPSLLRLEIVHTSVTDAGVGRLGGLAKLRQFHVASHDTTAAALVPVVGQLKELYELDVYEKAASNEAMKEIGTLPKLRMLRLFVGTFDDVGVAHLKGLTTLEELVLNSPNVTDAALDSLAGLTNLRKLRLDGTRTTPAGKTKLAAKLPNLVITP
- a CDS encoding EF-hand domain-containing protein, encoding MFRLPCRRPDYRDYLRRLAVAFAGLGTVVAIPPALAAQVAVGQATDGAAAGEPKPTPTLKPADADGDGKITRAEWTRFAQSFRRFDANKDNSVDLAELSADEAASNERSGESIVLVPVDTNGDGKLSRAEWTALAASFKRIDADGNGALDLAEFQTLVDAKNAASKPGDVAALRAGLWRGAIVEKRGENPNSGTPIELLIAGNRIAGRDLSKSKKGDEPNLGVGTFVASGKADIGYLDAQYLDGTDRICLGIFRMQGDTLYWCVSNRTGQRPEDFVTANGFWLMILKRVPDEKSSE